Proteins from one Leptospira saintgironsiae genomic window:
- a CDS encoding substrate-binding periplasmic protein produces MVFRIFGLLFSFFILSPLFSQNISGSRLEEIQKRGELRVTGNRNFDPFYISDPKDGFPGFDVELGKKYAEFLGVKYTFTNRPEFEDYAEAIKNGEADIAFSGLSSTLERSKKGSFSSPYLVSTPGALVNKNALPPPPEGNIISTVYFRSIKDLESVSGLSFSVRAFSSSHEYLLSIFPNSRIFTYGSMESAWNSVKEGQANCFVGDSLYIKGLLLKQKSILSNFRALMEPVQENHVSALLPKGDIYFSRNFEFFLSEFKRTGELKSLEDKYFNRSDWVK; encoded by the coding sequence ATGGTGTTTCGAATATTCGGACTTCTATTTTCGTTTTTTATACTTTCTCCTTTATTCTCTCAAAACATCTCTGGTTCTCGTTTAGAAGAGATCCAAAAAAGAGGTGAATTGAGAGTTACTGGAAATCGCAACTTCGACCCATTTTATATATCTGACCCCAAAGATGGTTTTCCCGGATTCGATGTTGAACTTGGAAAAAAATACGCTGAGTTCTTGGGAGTAAAATACACATTTACAAACCGTCCAGAATTTGAAGATTACGCGGAAGCAATCAAGAACGGAGAAGCGGATATCGCATTTTCGGGCTTGAGTTCTACATTAGAAAGATCTAAAAAAGGAAGTTTCAGTTCTCCTTATTTGGTTTCCACACCTGGAGCTTTGGTAAATAAGAATGCACTTCCTCCTCCTCCGGAAGGAAATATTATCTCTACAGTATATTTCAGAAGTATAAAGGACTTGGAAAGTGTAAGCGGGCTTAGCTTTTCAGTTCGTGCATTTTCTTCCAGCCACGAATATCTTTTAAGTATTTTTCCGAATTCCAGGATATTCACTTACGGTTCTATGGAAAGCGCTTGGAATTCTGTGAAAGAAGGACAGGCAAATTGTTTTGTGGGAGATTCTCTTTATATCAAGGGACTTCTGCTAAAACAAAAAAGTATTTTATCTAATTTTAGGGCACTTATGGAGCCAGTTCAAGAAAATCATGTGAGTGCTTTACTTCCTAAAGGTGATATTTACTTCTCCCGTAATTTTGAATTTTTTCTGTCGGAATTCAAACGAACAGGAGAATTGAAAAGTTTAGAGGATAAGTATTTTAACAGAAGCGACTGGGTGAAATAA
- a CDS encoding MBL fold metallo-hydrolase has product MATLAKRKVQNSPGQIYVDSSCIDCETCRILASDIFGEDQTGSFVKKQPESESEKFQALQALVACPTASIGTEDRIDLTEAKLSFPRQIQDEVYHCGFHSKDSFGAFSYLIVREEGNVLVDSPRYIPSLSEKIKNLGGIKYHFLTHRDDVADHEKFHNDFGTQRIIHEGDLSAVPNAEIVIRGKEPFALEQDLLVIPGPGHTKGHSTLLYKHKFLFSGDHLAFDPKKERLIAFRGACWYSWEEQTKSMQDLENYNFEWLLPGHGHPTHTDRKHMSEMLRSCVLWMQKR; this is encoded by the coding sequence ATGGCGACTTTGGCAAAAAGAAAGGTCCAAAATTCTCCCGGACAGATCTATGTGGATTCCAGTTGTATAGATTGTGAAACCTGCAGGATCTTAGCCTCCGATATATTCGGAGAAGACCAAACAGGTTCCTTCGTTAAAAAACAACCTGAATCAGAATCCGAAAAATTCCAAGCCTTACAGGCGTTAGTTGCTTGCCCTACAGCTTCTATTGGAACAGAAGATCGGATTGATCTCACGGAAGCCAAATTATCTTTTCCAAGACAGATCCAAGACGAGGTCTATCATTGTGGTTTCCATTCAAAGGATTCGTTCGGCGCCTTCTCCTATTTAATTGTAAGGGAAGAAGGTAACGTACTTGTGGATTCTCCTAGATATATTCCATCACTTTCTGAAAAGATAAAAAACCTAGGCGGGATCAAATATCATTTTCTAACACATAGAGATGATGTTGCAGATCACGAAAAATTTCATAATGATTTCGGAACTCAAAGGATCATTCATGAAGGAGATCTATCTGCAGTTCCAAATGCGGAAATAGTGATTAGAGGAAAAGAACCATTCGCACTTGAGCAGGATCTATTGGTAATACCTGGGCCGGGACATACAAAGGGACATTCTACTCTATTATATAAACATAAATTTCTATTTTCTGGAGACCATCTAGCATTTGATCCTAAAAAAGAAAGGCTGATCGCTTTTAGGGGTGCTTGCTGGTATTCTTGGGAAGAACAAACCAAGTCCATGCAGGACTTGGAAAATTATAATTTTGAGTGGCTTCTTCCAGGCCACGGGCACCCCACTCATACGGATCGGAAGCATATGAGTGAGATGCTTAGGTCCTGCGTTCTATGGATGCAAAAACGTTAG
- a CDS encoding RNA polymerase sigma factor: MTEPELIRIIESSKETVLKSIRRHILPGMASLVEDLVQDTYLRYYLKFKNRPSLDPQDANRWLYVAARNECRRAIRKWNREGRAYSKLQAEIKVSEKKEQDIAAIEPDPDKRKWIESQINLLPSPYKETMILRLGGEKMESIAKKLAISEGTVKSRISRAKEWLSRFASNQKGREEK; the protein is encoded by the coding sequence ATGACGGAACCCGAATTAATCCGGATCATAGAATCCAGTAAGGAGACTGTCCTCAAGTCCATCCGTAGGCATATTTTGCCTGGGATGGCTTCTCTAGTTGAGGACCTGGTCCAAGATACATATTTAAGATATTACCTTAAGTTCAAAAACAGACCAAGTTTGGATCCTCAAGATGCAAATCGTTGGTTATATGTTGCTGCCAGAAACGAATGCAGAAGAGCAATCCGAAAATGGAATAGAGAAGGAAGAGCTTATTCAAAACTACAAGCAGAGATAAAAGTTTCCGAAAAGAAAGAACAAGATATAGCAGCGATCGAACCAGACCCGGACAAACGTAAATGGATAGAATCTCAAATTAATCTCTTGCCTTCTCCATATAAAGAAACTATGATTCTTAGGTTGGGTGGCGAGAAGATGGAATCGATTGCTAAAAAATTAGCGATCTCCGAAGGAACTGTTAAGTCCAGGATCTCCAGAGCAAAAGAATGGTTATCCCGGTTTGCATCGAATCAAAAAGGAAGAGAAGAAAAATGA
- a CDS encoding Spy/CpxP family protein refolding chaperone — translation MIVLDFKKLKLLVLLLLVFGSVSFLFAEPPPPPPFGPEPFDFFIPGGGPGPREREDRNFEKFSKELSLTPEQIDKAKAATEKRQNISRSVGEKLPSLHESLRKLLESPKVDLVAVKSKLKEISDIQFELRFLHIKGRLEFESILTPDQKQKLNQLHKERLNRLKERRDFPHHHGPPPGPPPGDRDCR, via the coding sequence GTGATCGTTTTGGATTTTAAAAAACTTAAATTACTCGTTCTTCTTTTACTTGTCTTTGGATCAGTAAGTTTCTTATTTGCAGAGCCCCCTCCTCCACCCCCATTTGGCCCGGAACCATTTGATTTTTTTATACCAGGTGGAGGTCCAGGCCCAAGAGAAAGAGAAGATAGAAATTTTGAAAAGTTTTCCAAAGAACTTTCTTTAACTCCTGAGCAAATCGATAAGGCAAAGGCCGCAACCGAAAAAAGACAAAATATTAGTCGGAGTGTAGGGGAGAAGTTACCTTCTCTTCACGAATCCTTACGAAAGCTATTAGAATCTCCGAAAGTAGATCTGGTAGCAGTAAAATCCAAACTGAAAGAGATCAGCGACATACAATTTGAATTAAGATTTCTGCATATAAAAGGAAGATTGGAATTTGAGTCCATTCTGACTCCTGATCAAAAACAAAAGCTAAACCAACTCCATAAGGAAAGACTAAATAGGCTGAAGGAAAGAAGGGATTTTCCTCATCACCATGGTCCGCCTCCCGGCCCTCCTCCAGGAGATAGAGACTGTAGATAG
- a CDS encoding leucyl aminopeptidase yields the protein MKIERSKINFSIGKNTSKNIYKVIPVTKDNLPKELETKFSDQIRSGIFTAESGQSFIDESERIIYLGLGNSNKVSIRSVAQIFLSIGEKLRKWDSVGLEIKLTRFLTKTLSPSSLVYQIANSIDLGAFPINVLTKDFKDKKLKFGNVSFVLEDPNAEKSAKSGLDKSRAVSKYVNGARYIAHLPANHFTPEEFVSRSKEIAKEAGLKITVMDEPQLKKEKMGGILAVSQGSDKKPKMIVLEYNPPKAKSKKKLALIGKGLTFDSGGISIKPAQDMHEMKYDMCGAAAVIHAIGAIAELGISVPVIAAIGVAENMPDAAALKPGDVYTAHNGLTVEVQNTDAEGRLVLGDVLSYIGKKYKPDYMVDLATLTGAIIISLGHEAAGVMSNSDKLRGLLDEASASSDERTWNLPLWEEYGEDLKSDIADLRNIAGRPGGSLSAAKYLERFVDSGIDWAHIDIAGTAWRKKASGTQIGNGPSGYGVRLLVDLAEKLEKNRGV from the coding sequence ATGAAGATAGAAAGATCAAAAATCAATTTTAGCATCGGGAAGAATACTTCCAAAAATATTTATAAAGTAATCCCAGTTACAAAAGACAATCTGCCTAAAGAATTAGAGACTAAATTTTCCGACCAGATCCGTTCCGGAATATTCACGGCAGAATCCGGACAAAGTTTTATAGATGAGTCTGAAAGAATTATTTACCTGGGTCTTGGGAACTCCAACAAAGTAAGCATTCGTTCCGTAGCTCAGATTTTCTTAAGTATAGGAGAAAAACTTCGCAAATGGGATTCAGTGGGCTTGGAAATCAAACTCACCAGGTTTTTGACCAAAACTCTTTCTCCTTCTTCTTTAGTTTACCAGATCGCAAATTCAATCGATCTAGGCGCATTTCCCATCAATGTTCTTACCAAAGATTTTAAAGACAAAAAACTAAAATTTGGAAACGTAAGTTTTGTATTAGAAGATCCTAATGCAGAAAAATCTGCGAAATCTGGTCTAGATAAATCCAGAGCGGTTAGTAAATATGTGAATGGCGCCAGATATATCGCTCACCTTCCTGCTAATCATTTCACTCCAGAAGAATTTGTTTCTCGTTCCAAAGAGATCGCAAAAGAAGCGGGACTAAAGATCACCGTAATGGACGAACCCCAACTTAAAAAAGAAAAGATGGGTGGAATTCTCGCAGTCTCCCAAGGTTCCGACAAAAAACCTAAGATGATCGTTTTGGAATATAATCCTCCTAAGGCAAAATCCAAAAAGAAATTAGCTCTGATCGGAAAAGGTCTTACATTCGATTCGGGCGGGATAAGTATCAAACCTGCACAAGACATGCATGAAATGAAATATGATATGTGTGGTGCAGCTGCAGTGATCCATGCAATTGGTGCGATTGCAGAATTAGGTATCTCTGTTCCAGTAATTGCAGCTATAGGAGTTGCGGAGAATATGCCGGATGCTGCCGCTTTAAAACCGGGAGACGTTTACACTGCTCATAATGGTCTCACTGTCGAAGTCCAAAACACAGACGCAGAAGGCCGCCTCGTTTTAGGCGATGTTCTTTCTTATATTGGAAAAAAATACAAACCGGACTATATGGTGGATCTTGCCACTTTAACCGGAGCGATCATCATTTCTTTGGGCCATGAAGCTGCTGGAGTTATGAGTAATTCCGACAAACTACGTGGGCTCTTGGATGAGGCTTCGGCTTCTTCCGACGAAAGGACCTGGAATCTGCCTTTATGGGAAGAATATGGCGAAGATCTAAAGAGCGATATAGCAGATTTACGTAATATTGCGGGACGCCCAGGTGGAAGCCTTTCCGCTGCAAAATACCTGGAACGTTTTGTGGATTCAGGAATTGATTGGGCTCACATTGATATCGCAGGAACCGCTTGGAGAAAAAAAGCATCCGGCACCCAAATTGGGAACGGACCAAGTGGATATGGCGTGAGATTGCTTGTAGACTTGGCCGAAAAATTAGAAAAAAACCGGGGAGTTTAA
- a CDS encoding matrixin family metalloprotease, with product MRVSLALSVLCLIAFSQCAQMGNPTSDLTWEEKQLLWVAYGEEMKGGLQLTKSAAQKWGLGIDVYPAKTRVDRMRNTIAFTESGKCHVEGISQKNIKDCQLFSSNPFYLAACSISATTSIENSVIFIFKDRIKATADAMRMEGSTIDAKEYIIATVAHEVGHCLGLQHSQDPKDLMFPMLTGNVFEPSRTEMHAAQALYDTSLPPGSIDDSNLYTKQSDFTYLKQYTVPSFAVFGNINMEKED from the coding sequence ATGAGGGTATCTTTAGCTCTGTCCGTACTATGCCTTATTGCATTTTCGCAATGTGCCCAAATGGGAAATCCAACTAGCGATCTTACTTGGGAAGAAAAACAACTTCTCTGGGTAGCCTATGGAGAAGAAATGAAAGGCGGATTACAACTTACAAAATCAGCGGCTCAAAAATGGGGCCTCGGTATAGATGTATATCCAGCCAAAACTAGAGTGGATAGAATGAGAAACACTATAGCATTTACCGAATCGGGTAAATGTCATGTAGAGGGTATCTCACAAAAAAATATAAAAGACTGCCAACTATTCTCTTCTAATCCATTTTATCTCGCTGCATGTTCTATCAGCGCAACTACAAGTATAGAAAACAGTGTCATTTTTATTTTTAAAGACAGGATCAAAGCAACTGCAGATGCAATGAGGATGGAAGGAAGCACCATCGATGCAAAAGAATATATCATCGCAACTGTCGCCCATGAAGTGGGGCATTGCCTTGGATTACAACATTCTCAAGATCCTAAAGATCTGATGTTCCCTATGTTGACTGGAAATGTATTCGAACCAAGCAGAACGGAAATGCATGCTGCACAAGCATTGTATGATACCTCTCTGCCGCCTGGTTCCATAGATGATTCTAATCTTTATACGAAACAATCAGACTTTACTTACTTAAAACAATATACCGTACCTTCGTTTGCGGTATTCGGAAATATAAATATGGAAAAGGAAGACTGA
- a CDS encoding LIC10920 family plasminogen-binding lipoprotein has protein sequence MYPFIQTNIQSPQTYLVFFLFCFLSCQNRDADKVSLTVFGDGVAFNIDGELDMDKTASCGTATPYSSSSTSTTTTTTTSTSTTNLYTVITRLYFKTGEYLYLKFLYDATQNQGSIDSTQGFSYSGGIGTSAVVSNYGKIYWGGSGVPVDTSVSSSQALSYLNVDLDLVGTAVSSGSVALSLTQCYTVDNINCTSATSTSMCYTQDGETCYNTQNVSGPSVSIKGEVNCTSSTISSGSSSSTSTQ, from the coding sequence TTGTATCCATTCATCCAAACCAATATCCAAAGCCCACAAACCTACTTAGTGTTCTTCTTATTTTGTTTTTTATCCTGCCAAAATCGAGATGCGGATAAGGTAAGCTTAACTGTTTTCGGGGACGGAGTTGCATTCAATATAGATGGAGAATTGGATATGGATAAGACTGCAAGCTGTGGGACAGCTACTCCTTATAGTTCTTCCAGCACGAGCACCACTACTACGACTACAACAAGTACAAGCACCACAAACTTATATACAGTGATCACAAGATTATACTTTAAAACAGGTGAATATCTATATCTCAAGTTTTTATACGATGCTACGCAAAACCAAGGCTCCATTGATTCTACTCAAGGTTTCTCATATTCGGGAGGAATCGGAACATCAGCAGTGGTTTCTAATTACGGTAAAATTTATTGGGGAGGAAGTGGCGTGCCTGTAGATACAAGTGTTTCCAGTTCCCAGGCTCTTTCTTATCTTAATGTGGATTTGGATCTGGTCGGCACCGCAGTTTCAAGTGGAAGTGTCGCACTTTCTCTTACCCAATGTTATACTGTAGATAATATCAATTGTACTTCCGCTACTTCTACAAGTATGTGTTATACCCAAGATGGAGAGACATGTTATAATACGCAGAATGTTTCAGGTCCTTCCGTCAGTATAAAGGGAGAAGTAAATTGTACAAGTAGTACGATTTCTTCCGGAAGTTCTTCTAGCACTAGTACACAATAA
- a CDS encoding VOC family protein: protein MKLNPGIVTSKLKETKEFYVGKLGFQIVFENDWYILLSTPNGKHEISFLLPELPSQNSAFQKEYSGFGMYLTIETEDVDLLYSELKKKNLSILLDLKEEEWGDRHFAISDPNGIGIDFVKYTAPVSA, encoded by the coding sequence ATGAAATTAAATCCAGGAATAGTCACGAGTAAACTAAAAGAGACCAAGGAATTTTATGTAGGCAAATTAGGATTCCAGATCGTTTTTGAGAATGATTGGTATATTCTTCTTTCCACCCCAAACGGAAAACATGAAATTTCATTTTTACTTCCGGAACTTCCGAGCCAAAACTCCGCCTTCCAAAAAGAATATTCTGGATTTGGAATGTATCTCACGATTGAAACTGAAGATGTAGATCTTCTTTATTCTGAACTGAAAAAGAAAAACTTATCTATTCTTTTGGATTTAAAAGAAGAAGAATGGGGAGATAGACATTTTGCAATCTCTGATCCGAATGGGATCGGTATAGATTTCGTGAAATATACAGCACCTGTGAGCGCTTAG
- a CDS encoding lytic transglycosylase domain-containing protein codes for MLQPKVRKRYIFIASLPLLYQSFVAPIAGSLIGKSTPGRISLPESAQIKEYIRSERPSLTETELELLSLTVEKESERINNSACGVYCQKGEKAGLLLGIIKTESEFYRKARSKKNALGLMQIMPGTGSWIASWEGKHIKKQDLLEPETNIHLGVSYLNHLLETHEGNIRIALLAYNAGPGAVKKWGGVPAYAESVFSGQEEYLGSRESF; via the coding sequence ATGCTCCAGCCTAAAGTTAGAAAAAGATACATATTCATCGCCTCGTTACCCCTGCTCTACCAATCATTCGTGGCCCCAATCGCGGGTTCCCTGATCGGAAAGAGCACTCCTGGTAGGATCTCCTTACCGGAAAGCGCCCAAATCAAAGAATACATTCGCTCAGAGAGACCAAGCCTTACTGAAACAGAGCTGGAACTTCTCTCCTTAACCGTAGAAAAGGAATCAGAAAGGATCAATAATAGCGCCTGCGGAGTTTATTGCCAAAAAGGAGAGAAGGCAGGGTTACTTCTCGGGATCATCAAAACGGAGTCAGAATTCTACCGAAAAGCAAGATCCAAGAAGAATGCACTTGGGCTCATGCAGATCATGCCCGGGACCGGATCCTGGATCGCATCTTGGGAAGGAAAACATATCAAAAAACAAGACTTACTGGAGCCCGAGACAAATATCCATCTTGGAGTCTCTTATCTGAACCATCTTTTAGAAACACATGAGGGAAATATCCGCATAGCTCTTCTCGCATATAATGCGGGACCGGGAGCGGTTAAAAAATGGGGAGGAGTTCCTGCCTACGCTGAAAGTGTGTTTTCAGGCCAGGAAGAATATTTAGGAAGCAGGGAATCATTCTAA
- the bcp gene encoding thioredoxin-dependent thiol peroxidase: protein MSTLKAGSKAPSFTTLNQDGEKVSLKDLAGKKGLVLYFYPKDQTPGCTTEACDFRDNFARLKKEGYNVVGVSKDSVKSHQKFIEKQELNFTLLSDEDGSICEAYGVWQLKKFMGREFMGILRTTFLIGTDLKILKVYPKVSVKGHVDEILGDIKALDKK from the coding sequence ATGAGTACTTTAAAAGCGGGGTCTAAGGCCCCTAGTTTTACGACCCTGAACCAAGACGGGGAAAAGGTCTCTCTCAAGGATCTGGCCGGAAAAAAAGGTTTGGTATTATATTTTTATCCTAAGGACCAAACCCCAGGTTGCACTACCGAGGCCTGCGATTTTAGGGATAATTTTGCTAGGCTAAAAAAAGAAGGCTATAATGTAGTCGGGGTCTCCAAAGATTCAGTTAAGTCCCACCAGAAATTTATAGAAAAACAAGAACTCAATTTTACTCTTCTATCTGATGAAGACGGAAGTATCTGCGAGGCTTATGGAGTGTGGCAGTTGAAAAAGTTTATGGGAAGAGAATTTATGGGAATTCTCAGAACCACATTCTTGATCGGAACAGATCTGAAAATTTTGAAAGTTTATCCGAAGGTAAGCGTGAAAGGTCACGTAGATGAGATACTCGGAGATATCAAGGCGTTGGACAAAAAATGA
- a CDS encoding helix-turn-helix domain-containing protein produces the protein MEYKKDFSPLQLNLGIQYSEIAPCTELISCIAYYWEFSSELSTPSQYQVVPDACVDLIMNINSEGPILISLSPISLENFPIQPGDRWFGIRFLPSGIRKFFKMDLGELKSQTSIFHEIFPAEAKELEDKLRISNSFFNRIKTCDLYFSELLKKKSLGTDPRIETSLKEIYSDFQKPTEKLGLQISSRHLRRLFSENIGLSPKEFAKVLRFQAALRNWKENGQLDIGEGFYDQSHFIKDWKKFTGLTPSSLRKFR, from the coding sequence ATGGAATACAAAAAAGATTTCAGTCCATTACAGCTCAATCTAGGAATCCAGTATTCTGAGATCGCTCCTTGTACTGAACTCATCTCTTGTATCGCATATTATTGGGAATTTAGTTCCGAATTATCCACACCAAGCCAGTACCAAGTAGTTCCAGATGCCTGCGTAGATCTAATCATGAATATAAACTCGGAGGGCCCTATTTTAATTTCACTCTCCCCTATTTCCTTGGAAAATTTTCCAATCCAGCCAGGAGATCGTTGGTTTGGAATACGATTTTTGCCTTCTGGAATTCGTAAATTTTTTAAGATGGATTTGGGAGAACTAAAAAGCCAAACTTCTATATTTCATGAAATATTTCCGGCAGAGGCCAAAGAGTTAGAAGACAAATTAAGAATTTCTAATTCATTTTTTAATCGTATCAAAACCTGTGATCTTTATTTTTCGGAACTCTTAAAGAAGAAGTCTTTAGGAACTGATCCAAGGATCGAGACTTCTTTGAAAGAAATATATTCGGATTTTCAAAAGCCTACAGAAAAATTAGGACTTCAAATTTCTTCCAGGCATCTCAGAAGATTATTTTCAGAGAATATCGGACTTTCTCCAAAGGAATTCGCAAAAGTTCTCAGATTCCAAGCGGCTCTTAGAAATTGGAAAGAAAACGGCCAGTTAGATATCGGAGAAGGTTTTTATGATCAGTCCCATTTTATCAAGGACTGGAAGAAGTTCACAGGTCTCACACCTTCTTCTTTGCGTAAATTCCGCTAA